Proteins found in one Exiguobacterium sp. Helios genomic segment:
- a CDS encoding helix-turn-helix domain-containing protein → MLNKERLGLEIKKIRKSKKITQKELSADICSQSEISRIETGDFFPGIDLLYSIATKLTTPLTHFFDILTYEEVELTKEIKSKILGLSYKKEYSELLIYIEELLNSPFPINGDLEKFILWKKYVAAYYLGRINAETCRVELMLLILNKSIGSDVMLNFHIQNSAANIMAENKKYNDSFVLYQKILDEVPIDIDGISLKIKVLYNLGKLSYIEKNYSNSLKYTNEGIELSIESSNMSLLGQYYYQKGAVFEALNYDAEQIGSAYSKSLFFFELLKLDVHKKILIQNKGTYISNS, encoded by the coding sequence GTGCTAAATAAAGAAAGACTAGGGCTCGAGATTAAGAAAATTAGAAAATCTAAAAAGATTACTCAAAAGGAACTATCTGCTGATATATGTAGTCAATCAGAAATAAGTCGTATCGAAACTGGAGATTTTTTCCCTGGAATAGACTTGCTATATTCCATAGCAACCAAACTTACTACTCCACTCACTCACTTTTTCGACATTTTGACATATGAAGAGGTGGAACTAACAAAGGAAATAAAGAGTAAAATCCTTGGCCTTTCATATAAAAAAGAATATTCCGAATTATTGATTTACATCGAAGAATTATTAAACAGTCCTTTTCCAATAAACGGAGACCTTGAGAAGTTCATACTTTGGAAGAAATACGTTGCCGCATATTATCTAGGACGTATTAATGCAGAGACCTGTAGGGTCGAGCTGATGTTACTGATACTTAACAAATCAATCGGTTCAGACGTCATGTTGAACTTTCACATTCAAAATTCTGCAGCGAACATCATGGCTGAGAACAAGAAATATAATGATAGTTTTGTTTTATATCAGAAAATTTTAGATGAAGTTCCCATAGACATCGATGGAATATCACTTAAAATTAAAGTTTTATATAACCTTGGGAAGTTATCGTACATCGAAAAGAATTATTCGAATTCTTTGAAATATACAAACGAAGGTATTGAGCTATCCATCGAATCATCTAACATGTCGCTGCTTGGCCAATACTATTATCAAAAAGGTGCTGTATTCGAGGCTCTGAACTACGATGCCGAACAGATTGGTTCGGCATACTCAAAGTCACTTTTCTTTTTTGAATTGTTAAAACTCGATGTTCATAAAAAAATTCTGATTCAAAACAAGGGAACTTATATCTCTAACTCTTAA
- a CDS encoding class I SAM-dependent methyltransferase, which translates to MAQLLVEEIKKFNYVDLLSYIGEVNRCPGGKRTILEIVKNTNLKPGARILEIGSNTGFTSIEIAKLIDCEITGIDVNENAVKKSNELLLKEPEFVQKRVNFIVGDAQKIPFEDETFDLIITGGANTFIPSEGREVALSEYKRVLKPYGMLSVTNLFYHSPVPAELLKDLKSVLGFEIKPWTENYWLKLILSSGLELFYHDSKKMQARSEEILSSYVDKLIQESFENQEIEEDVLQEFKSQWYKVMETFNENHRYLSFLFVILRKNVFEEQQELFIEEGAIDPWNIDGPDLWTEKNL; encoded by the coding sequence ATGGCTCAATTACTAGTCGAAGAAATTAAGAAGTTCAACTATGTGGATTTACTATCATATATCGGTGAGGTAAACCGCTGCCCAGGTGGAAAACGAACTATTTTAGAAATCGTAAAGAACACGAACCTTAAACCGGGAGCACGTATTCTCGAAATCGGATCAAACACAGGTTTCACTTCTATCGAAATTGCTAAACTTATCGATTGCGAAATCACAGGAATCGATGTAAACGAGAACGCAGTAAAAAAATCGAACGAACTACTTTTGAAAGAACCAGAATTTGTACAAAAACGAGTCAACTTTATCGTCGGTGATGCACAAAAAATTCCGTTCGAGGATGAAACTTTTGACTTGATCATCACAGGTGGGGCGAACACGTTCATTCCTAGCGAAGGACGCGAAGTAGCATTAAGCGAGTATAAACGTGTTCTTAAACCGTACGGAATGTTATCTGTCACGAATCTCTTCTATCATAGCCCTGTTCCGGCAGAACTCTTGAAAGACTTGAAGTCTGTCCTCGGATTCGAAATCAAGCCATGGACTGAAAACTATTGGTTGAAACTGATTCTCTCGTCTGGCCTTGAGTTGTTCTATCACGACAGTAAGAAAATGCAAGCACGATCGGAAGAAATCCTATCTTCTTATGTAGACAAGTTAATCCAAGAGAGTTTCGAGAATCAAGAAATTGAAGAAGATGTACTACAAGAATTTAAGTCGCAATGGTATAAAGTCATGGAAACGTTCAATGAAAACCATCGTTATCTTTCGTTCCTATTCGTAATCCTACGTAAGAATGTATTCGAAGAGCAACAAGAGCTGTTCATCGAAGAAGGTGCGATTGATCCTTGGAATATCGATGGTCCAGATTTATGGACAGAAAAAAACTTGTGA
- a CDS encoding AAA family ATPase: MKLIYLLKQAKDSKKIEEFILQNSLTTSLEQEHDSENYVLSLKGFNENINKIDDFIFKDYPNLETANVIIGENRIGKTTLLRTIKDFLNIKIHDGLNNSFLGIFYDDSSNPSKLMYLSNLENLKIDTRDFNNGPNLIQIDDENVEKYFSENSIIYISDVIDKQDFFYNRHTRSELLFDASTSHSLLKASQSSRQSKTISFSSPLSVYFNEEMTDQLNFVRKFQRSHSLLEFPLPQRLHLEFDLDLLMHTLEERFNSMSLKKSKKPAEELLYTIRRNIQYLLLNEAEFSEVGDAMLNICLLDTLILHASLVPEEIDDKMMEFITKIKAILSISLEDFNSFTTTEILDVFKKIFNLSFDSIFPDSFEEEVEVFIAELITPSKEKYTYNSYYLNLDSDKDFTAFTYFFEWFNYISHIPFIRFDWGMSTGETKLLNLYSLLYKSKIQRRTKTPQQNIWILIDEADSHLDPRWQSEYLHKLISVVSRIFTDRERIQIILTSHSPVLLSDLPHYNVCHLTMNESQNKVQRTFNQNIYSLFTDSFSLEATSGRLSSKVLERIDRELQVISDTKERSHDFQRRLGEIKNIVDIIGERIIRFAYQEKIDSLSMATDSRKVQKSMDLFKAMDKNERETLIKYIIDSNDEEEPLR, from the coding sequence GTGAAACTGATTTATCTATTAAAACAAGCGAAAGACTCTAAGAAAATTGAAGAGTTTATTCTTCAAAACTCGCTTACTACATCTCTAGAGCAGGAACATGACTCAGAGAATTATGTACTTTCTTTAAAAGGATTTAATGAAAATATCAACAAGATCGATGATTTCATCTTTAAAGATTATCCCAATCTTGAGACTGCTAATGTAATCATAGGAGAAAATAGAATAGGAAAGACGACCCTTCTTAGGACAATCAAAGATTTTTTGAACATTAAAATTCATGATGGATTAAATAATTCGTTTTTAGGTATTTTTTACGACGATTCAAGCAATCCAAGTAAGCTCATGTACTTATCAAATCTAGAAAATCTAAAAATCGATACACGCGATTTTAATAATGGTCCAAATCTAATTCAGATTGACGATGAGAATGTAGAAAAATATTTTTCTGAAAATAGTATCATCTATATTTCCGATGTAATCGACAAACAGGATTTCTTCTATAACCGGCATACTCGATCTGAATTGCTTTTTGATGCTTCTACGAGTCATTCTTTATTAAAAGCATCCCAATCGTCACGACAAAGTAAGACTATTTCGTTCAGCAGTCCATTATCCGTATATTTTAACGAGGAGATGACTGATCAGTTGAACTTCGTCAGAAAGTTTCAACGATCTCATTCCCTTTTGGAATTTCCCCTCCCTCAGAGACTTCACCTCGAATTTGACTTGGACCTACTGATGCATACTCTCGAAGAGAGGTTCAATAGCATGTCTCTTAAGAAGAGTAAGAAACCTGCAGAAGAACTATTGTATACGATTAGAAGAAATATCCAGTATCTACTTCTTAACGAAGCAGAGTTCTCAGAAGTAGGTGATGCAATGCTTAACATTTGTCTATTAGATACGCTTATTTTGCATGCCTCACTTGTACCAGAAGAGATTGATGATAAAATGATGGAGTTCATCACAAAAATAAAGGCTATCTTGAGTATATCCTTGGAAGATTTTAATTCTTTCACGACCACTGAAATTTTGGATGTCTTCAAAAAAATATTCAATCTATCCTTTGATTCAATATTTCCAGACTCATTCGAAGAGGAAGTAGAGGTTTTTATCGCAGAACTAATCACACCTTCTAAAGAAAAATACACTTATAATTCATATTACTTGAATCTAGACTCTGATAAAGATTTTACCGCATTCACCTATTTTTTCGAATGGTTCAACTATATTTCTCACATACCATTCATTCGTTTTGACTGGGGGATGAGTACTGGCGAAACTAAATTGCTGAATCTCTATTCTCTTCTTTACAAATCAAAAATCCAGAGACGAACTAAAACACCACAACAGAACATTTGGATTTTGATAGACGAGGCAGATAGTCATCTTGATCCGAGGTGGCAGTCCGAGTATCTTCATAAACTAATATCAGTTGTTTCAAGGATATTCACAGACAGGGAAAGAATTCAAATCATTCTAACGAGCCACTCTCCCGTCCTATTGTCCGACCTTCCTCATTATAACGTCTGTCATCTTACGATGAACGAGTCTCAAAATAAAGTTCAACGTACATTCAATCAAAACATCTATTCCTTATTCACCGATTCCTTTTCTTTAGAAGCAACAAGCGGGCGATTGTCTTCTAAGGTTTTGGAACGAATAGATCGAGAACTCCAAGTTATTAGCGATACTAAGGAAAGAAGTCATGATTTCCAAAGGCGTCTCGGTGAAATAAAAAATATCGTGGACATCATCGGCGAACGCATAATCCGATTCGCTTATCAGGAGAAAATTGATTCTTTATCAATGGCCACTGATTCGAGAAAAGTACAAAAATCCATGGACCTTTTCAAGGCCATGGATAAAAATGAACGCGAGACATTAATAAAATACATCATTGATTCGAACGATGAGGAGGAACCACTCCGTTGA
- a CDS encoding NAD(P)-dependent oxidoreductase, giving the protein MSLKNERILIVGGSSFIGVNLIRFFKEKSVDGHELYAIGFSNKVNFIDDAHVFNVDISDSEQVNDVIRKVRPDVVYNLSALTRESWDLSKINEVYKVNMIGMMNLLCSLKKNEVRLKTFIQVSTAEEYGDVSLGKVIDEESPLNPTSFYSASKASASMFCELFSRMFETPITIVKISLVYGPGQKDSFFIPNAINKILKGEKLEMTMGEQRRDFVYIDDCSEALFLMKDQVKTFEVVNLVSGESITLKEVIQKISSKISSDSEIIFGALPYRKNEIFQGSYSNERIRKRIEWEPKTNFEEGITKTIAYCKGEEFDYICK; this is encoded by the coding sequence ATGAGTCTGAAAAACGAAAGAATTTTGATAGTAGGTGGATCTAGTTTCATCGGAGTGAACTTAATTCGATTTTTCAAAGAAAAATCTGTAGATGGCCATGAGTTATACGCAATCGGCTTCTCGAATAAGGTGAACTTCATTGACGACGCCCATGTCTTTAACGTTGATATCAGTGATAGTGAACAAGTCAATGATGTGATAAGAAAAGTCAGACCCGATGTCGTCTATAACCTTTCTGCACTTACTAGGGAGTCGTGGGATTTAAGTAAGATCAATGAGGTATATAAGGTGAACATGATTGGGATGATGAACCTTCTATGCAGCTTGAAAAAAAATGAAGTTCGATTGAAAACATTTATACAAGTAAGTACGGCAGAAGAGTACGGCGATGTCTCGCTAGGGAAAGTCATAGATGAGGAGTCGCCATTGAACCCCACCAGTTTTTATTCAGCGAGCAAAGCCTCTGCTTCGATGTTTTGCGAGTTGTTTAGTAGGATGTTCGAAACGCCAATCACAATCGTTAAGATTTCACTAGTGTATGGACCAGGCCAGAAGGACAGCTTCTTCATTCCGAATGCAATCAATAAGATCCTTAAGGGTGAAAAACTAGAAATGACAATGGGTGAACAAAGAAGAGACTTTGTCTATATAGATGATTGTAGTGAGGCACTATTTTTAATGAAAGATCAAGTGAAGACATTCGAGGTTGTGAATCTAGTGTCTGGAGAATCAATCACATTAAAGGAGGTGATACAAAAAATCTCGAGTAAGATTTCATCCGATTCAGAAATCATCTTTGGAGCCCTTCCTTACAGAAAGAATGAAATCTTTCAAGGTTCATATTCCAACGAGAGAATCAGGAAAAGGATAGAGTGGGAACCAAAGACAAATTTCGAAGAGGGTATAACTAAAACTATTGCTTATTGTAAAGGTGAGGAATTTGATTACATATGTAAATGA
- a CDS encoding glycosyltransferase — MSITACILVKDEPDLLRGCLEHLKKYVNEFVIVDSSNGTECSNISRKFNAKVIPFNELFPEKKNDYSESIKRNLCLDETGTEWSLILDCDERIHRSDLEKIETLIEKYQHHDNVLGFTLSRYEYTGLGRWAFNRQIPRLIRKKPELRYNQVNIHTSILPSVRNLGGEIIDSGISIHHYDNIIYNRAKLKRKIYRGELHKECLRKELSESELSDVTLFLGLEYSVIGETKKAEKLFLEAIRIDGNNSYLGKVFLAQLYLAEKRLNEVKVILSEQTSDDTMLTLLAEVHYLEGNLDKTLALLLKNLKINKNAAHTYINIASLLEKTSPKMALEFLRSALQLNPYLLDPILYKVGDSPSLFDKQFSLISAVRTFKSHVASCLSMLDSLEEDEKWNRIFRDYQSEKIHDEKKLL; from the coding sequence ATGTCAATTACAGCTTGTATTCTAGTCAAAGATGAACCGGACTTGCTAAGAGGCTGTCTAGAACATCTGAAAAAGTATGTGAATGAATTTGTCATCGTAGACAGCAGCAATGGCACGGAATGCTCAAATATCTCTAGAAAATTCAATGCGAAGGTGATTCCGTTTAATGAACTATTTCCTGAAAAAAAGAATGATTATTCTGAATCGATAAAACGGAATCTCTGTTTAGACGAAACTGGAACAGAATGGTCTTTAATACTTGATTGTGATGAGCGAATACATAGAAGCGACTTAGAAAAAATCGAGACGTTAATCGAGAAGTATCAGCATCACGATAACGTGCTAGGATTCACGTTGTCTAGATATGAGTATACGGGATTAGGAAGATGGGCGTTTAATCGACAGATTCCAAGATTGATTCGAAAGAAACCGGAACTAAGATACAACCAGGTGAACATCCACACGTCCATCCTTCCATCCGTCAGAAATCTTGGAGGAGAAATCATCGATTCAGGGATATCAATCCACCATTATGACAATATAATCTACAATCGAGCAAAGTTAAAAAGAAAGATATACCGCGGCGAACTCCACAAAGAATGCCTTCGGAAGGAACTCTCAGAATCGGAGTTATCAGACGTGACATTATTTCTAGGACTCGAATACAGCGTCATCGGTGAAACAAAAAAAGCGGAAAAATTATTCTTAGAAGCTATTCGAATAGATGGAAATAACTCGTATCTAGGCAAGGTTTTCCTAGCACAGCTATATCTGGCAGAAAAAAGATTGAATGAAGTCAAAGTAATATTGAGCGAGCAGACTTCTGACGATACCATGCTTACGCTTCTAGCAGAAGTACATTATTTAGAAGGAAATCTTGATAAGACGTTGGCACTATTGCTTAAAAATCTAAAGATCAATAAAAATGCTGCCCATACTTATATAAATATTGCTTCGTTATTAGAAAAAACTTCTCCAAAAATGGCTTTAGAGTTTTTACGATCTGCATTACAACTTAATCCATATTTATTAGATCCTATCTTATATAAGGTCGGAGATTCTCCTAGTCTATTCGATAAACAGTTTTCATTAATTAGTGCGGTCAGAACATTCAAAAGCCATGTAGCCTCATGTTTGAGCATGTTGGATTCTCTCGAAGAGGATGAAAAATGGAACCGGATTTTCCGAGACTATCAATCTGAGAAAATTCATGATGAGAAAAAATTGTTGTGA
- a CDS encoding asparagine synthetase A, with amino-acid sequence MLVENKITPTKSWMKPESHYIEAMDSDWYKTLLRVQNQITHSTFNFFREQDILSVSLPITTGSVTSPMGLGSDSLPVKINLEGLDTYLADSMQFHLEYALRNVPNGVHYLMPTFRGELADARHLCQFYHSEAEIQGDLNDVMRLVSEYVHYLCKDLLKYSASDIKAIAGSIQHIEDVIELNASYPKVSLEEAVELLNRDPRYVETHPAGFDSITNQGEQELIKLFGGIVWLTHPEYKSVPFYQAIDSDGKHALSGDLLFGIGEVVGSGQRHTTIEDLTESMEALDVDAAEYEWYLNMKKLKPMDTAGFGMGIERFILWLFKHDDIRDCQMIPRFNGVEINP; translated from the coding sequence ATGTTAGTAGAAAATAAGATTACTCCAACCAAATCGTGGATGAAGCCAGAAAGCCATTACATCGAAGCGATGGACAGCGACTGGTATAAGACTTTGTTACGTGTTCAAAATCAAATCACTCATTCTACTTTTAACTTTTTCCGTGAACAAGACATCTTATCGGTTTCATTACCCATCACAACGGGATCAGTTACTAGTCCGATGGGACTGGGCAGTGATTCGCTTCCAGTAAAGATTAATTTGGAGGGCTTGGACACATATTTAGCCGATTCGATGCAGTTCCATTTAGAATATGCACTCCGGAACGTCCCGAACGGAGTCCATTATTTGATGCCTACATTCAGAGGAGAGTTAGCTGACGCTCGACACTTATGTCAATTTTATCATAGTGAAGCTGAAATCCAAGGTGACCTTAATGATGTCATGCGTCTGGTGAGTGAATATGTCCACTATCTATGTAAAGATTTATTGAAATATAGTGCTTCCGATATCAAAGCGATTGCAGGTTCGATCCAACACATCGAGGATGTGATTGAATTGAATGCCTCGTATCCGAAGGTTTCTCTAGAAGAAGCGGTTGAGTTGTTGAATCGAGATCCGCGTTACGTAGAAACCCACCCTGCTGGATTTGATTCAATCACGAATCAAGGAGAGCAAGAATTGATTAAGCTCTTCGGTGGAATCGTCTGGTTGACACATCCGGAGTATAAGTCTGTTCCATTCTATCAAGCGATTGATTCAGATGGAAAACATGCGTTGAGTGGTGATTTGTTGTTCGGTATTGGAGAAGTGGTTGGTTCTGGTCAACGACATACGACTATCGAAGACTTGACCGAGTCAATGGAAGCACTCGATGTCGACGCAGCAGAATATGAATGGTATCTGAACATGAAAAAACTCAAGCCTATGGATACAGCAGGATTCGGCATGGGGATTGAAAGATTTATTTTATGGTTATTTAAGCATGATGATATTCGAGATTGTCAAATGATTCCACGATTCAACGGTGTGGAAATCAATCCATAA
- a CDS encoding alanine--tRNA ligase-related protein, producing the protein MITYVNEEAEIREYYLNRGYKFIENQQLLPQNDPTIFLINSTVALFKNQMNQGVSIEDTSLIQDCFRNNSDVNSLIPLYFKMFGHIGMKTSLHTILEDIISLFEKRFGMKKENLWCYVSSKDQDLIECWIKVGNPSTLVHMNEEKPEYATVWKYGDGYSLTGRGMTIVYRDVRQEKIRPKGISLGNVIVVKNEMTGMEYVETGFGYDRLLSFRHKNDVFQIPRNRRMIEKIEGLGISIEDAKVLSLLLKAVFKLLDEGICLGNKKDAYLLKTTMKKLILKLMDLEKYKKENISSMYERIYQSIQGQETFFKHSHHQLILAEVKRFIANLDTLEKSAVKLIRKNKSSCERKRLKQQIIESFGLTSEHTEKLLQIYF; encoded by the coding sequence TTGATTACATATGTAAATGAAGAGGCAGAAATTCGTGAATATTATTTGAATCGTGGTTACAAGTTCATTGAGAATCAACAGCTGTTACCGCAGAACGATCCAACAATTTTTCTGATTAACTCTACTGTAGCTCTTTTCAAAAATCAAATGAATCAAGGCGTTAGTATTGAAGATACTTCTTTGATACAAGATTGTTTCAGAAACAATTCGGATGTCAACAGCTTAATACCGCTTTATTTTAAAATGTTCGGTCATATAGGCATGAAAACATCGCTTCATACCATCCTAGAAGACATAATCAGTCTATTCGAAAAACGATTTGGAATGAAGAAAGAGAATTTATGGTGCTATGTCAGTTCTAAAGACCAGGATTTAATCGAATGTTGGATTAAAGTCGGAAACCCCTCGACTCTTGTCCATATGAACGAAGAGAAGCCCGAATATGCAACCGTTTGGAAGTATGGAGATGGTTATTCACTCACAGGTCGAGGTATGACGATTGTGTATCGAGACGTTCGGCAGGAGAAGATTCGACCGAAGGGCATCTCTCTTGGAAACGTTATTGTGGTGAAGAATGAAATGACAGGCATGGAGTATGTTGAAACTGGATTTGGATATGATCGATTACTCTCGTTTCGCCATAAAAATGATGTATTTCAAATCCCTAGAAATAGAAGGATGATAGAAAAAATCGAAGGCTTAGGTATAAGCATTGAAGATGCGAAAGTACTGTCCCTTTTATTAAAGGCAGTCTTTAAACTTCTTGATGAGGGCATATGCCTAGGGAATAAGAAAGATGCATATTTGCTTAAGACTACGATGAAAAAATTAATCCTAAAACTCATGGATTTAGAAAAGTATAAGAAAGAAAACATCAGTTCTATGTATGAGCGTATTTATCAGAGCATCCAAGGGCAAGAAACATTTTTCAAGCATTCACACCACCAGCTCATTCTGGCCGAAGTAAAAAGGTTTATCGCTAATCTGGATACTCTAGAAAAATCGGCCGTAAAGTTGATCAGAAAAAATAAATCATCATGTGAACGAAAAAGACTTAAGCAACAAATCATCGAGAGCTTCGGTCTTACATCGGAACATACAGAAAAGCTTTTACAAATATATTTTTAG
- a CDS encoding sugar phosphate nucleotidyltransferase, translating into MNKDYPVVLLCGGKGTRLEGDRFSPPKCLIEVKGKPIIWHIMKHYASHGFKNFIICLGHKGDMIKDYFINFNMKNSDLNIRFEGGYSNVEVIKQNFSIEDWNVKLVETGEDTMTGSRLKKIERYIETDLFLMTYGDGISNVNLSELLSFHLEHGALATLTGVHPRSQYGQLNMNGNLVTSFREKAILTEQYINGGYFVLHKKVLEDIAEDTLDCVWENEPLERLVYMNELFVYKHEGFWQGMDTLKDRDFLEVLMNNQEGKDISYV; encoded by the coding sequence ATGAACAAAGATTATCCGGTTGTTTTATTGTGCGGAGGAAAAGGTACTCGTCTCGAAGGGGATAGATTTTCTCCTCCAAAATGTCTGATTGAAGTAAAGGGAAAACCGATTATTTGGCACATTATGAAGCACTATGCCTCACATGGATTCAAAAACTTTATCATTTGCCTCGGTCATAAAGGAGATATGATCAAAGATTATTTTATTAATTTTAATATGAAAAATAGTGATTTGAACATTAGGTTTGAAGGCGGCTATTCGAATGTAGAGGTCATAAAACAGAACTTTTCAATTGAAGACTGGAACGTCAAGTTGGTAGAGACCGGTGAAGATACGATGACAGGGTCCCGCTTGAAAAAAATTGAACGATATATCGAGACTGATTTATTTTTGATGACCTATGGTGATGGGATTTCAAATGTTAATTTATCAGAACTTTTAAGCTTCCATCTTGAACATGGTGCATTGGCTACTTTGACAGGTGTCCATCCAAGGTCGCAATATGGTCAATTGAATATGAATGGTAATCTTGTGACTTCCTTCAGAGAAAAAGCGATATTGACGGAGCAATATATTAATGGCGGATATTTTGTACTCCATAAAAAAGTTTTAGAAGATATTGCGGAAGACACATTGGATTGTGTTTGGGAAAATGAACCACTTGAAAGATTAGTATACATGAACGAGCTATTTGTTTATAAACATGAAGGCTTTTGGCAAGGGATGGATACATTAAAAGATAGAGATTTTTTAGAAGTCTTGATGAACAATCAGGAAGGAAAGGATATTTCGTATGTCTAA
- the rfbG gene encoding CDP-glucose 4,6-dehydratase yields the protein MSNDFRGFYKGKTILVTGHTGFKGSWLSLWLVTLGAKVVGIGLKPNHEKDNFVKTNLSRKMTSIEMDIKEKASLEKIIEEHRPSIIFHLAAQPLVQESILTPYETIEDNVMGTLNILECIKKYEFIKSSIIVTSDKTYENKEQIWGYREIDHMGGKDPYSASKAAVEILTHSYMETFYSEQGTGVATVRAGNVIGGGDWSKNRIIPDTVKFALENQRLQIRNPDSIRPWQHVLEPLSGYLLLAYKLFDDPSRYSSSWNFGPNKESMVSVEKLVSLVSERLKNVRYEVADTKNSETAFLNLDYSKSYFLLGWEPRLSIRQAVEMTIDWYNDYEEKDMYDFCSRQILDYSEMIFGTADIGAIYQ from the coding sequence ATGTCTAATGACTTTCGCGGGTTCTATAAAGGAAAGACAATCTTGGTCACAGGCCATACAGGATTTAAAGGATCTTGGCTGAGCCTCTGGCTGGTCACCCTAGGGGCGAAGGTGGTAGGGATTGGTCTTAAGCCAAATCATGAAAAGGATAATTTCGTCAAGACTAATCTTTCACGAAAAATGACAAGTATAGAAATGGACATCAAAGAAAAAGCCAGTCTTGAAAAAATAATCGAAGAACATAGACCGAGCATCATCTTCCATCTAGCGGCACAACCACTAGTTCAAGAATCTATACTGACTCCATATGAAACCATTGAAGACAATGTGATGGGAACATTGAATATCCTAGAGTGTATAAAGAAATACGAATTCATAAAAAGTTCGATTATTGTCACGAGTGATAAGACTTACGAGAACAAAGAACAGATTTGGGGATACAGGGAGATTGACCATATGGGTGGCAAAGACCCTTACAGTGCTTCTAAAGCAGCAGTAGAAATACTGACCCATTCCTATATGGAAACTTTTTATTCCGAACAAGGGACTGGGGTTGCGACAGTAAGAGCTGGAAATGTTATTGGTGGAGGAGACTGGTCGAAAAATCGTATCATTCCGGATACGGTGAAGTTTGCTTTAGAAAATCAAAGGCTCCAGATTAGAAATCCAGATTCGATTCGGCCATGGCAACATGTCTTAGAACCATTGAGTGGCTATCTATTACTGGCATATAAATTATTCGATGATCCATCACGATACAGCAGCAGTTGGAATTTCGGGCCGAATAAGGAATCGATGGTTTCGGTAGAAAAATTAGTATCCCTTGTAAGCGAACGTTTAAAAAATGTCCGATATGAGGTAGCTGACACTAAAAACTCAGAAACGGCATTTCTGAACTTGGATTATTCAAAATCTTACTTCCTGTTGGGCTGGGAACCTCGGTTATCAATCCGACAAGCGGTAGAAATGACAATCGATTGGTACAACGATTATGAAGAGAAGGATATGTATGATTTTTGTAGTCGACAAATTCTTGATTATTCAGAAATGATATTTGGTACAGCCGACATCGGTGCAATATATCAATGA